One window of Methylococcus sp. EFPC2 genomic DNA carries:
- a CDS encoding efflux RND transporter permease subunit — MAGLIQFALTQRLLILLLVFLLAGGGYYATTTIPIDAFPDVSPTQVKVIVKAAGMTPEEVEARITAPIEVELLGIPKQTMLRSIAKYSLTDITVDFEEGTDIYWARQQIAERINGVWGSLPEGVEGGIAPMTTPLGEMFMFTVEGGELSLMERRNLLDWVIRPALRTVPGVADVNTLGGLARSYEVIPDNGRLSARGISIQQLTEALKSNNRNDGAGRLTEGEESLLVRAEGRIQTLDDVRAIVIASPDGVAVTVGDVAEVRIGALTRYGAVSQNGQGEVTEGLVLSLRGANARQVVEGVEAKLEEIKPALPEGVKVDVFYNRGDLVGRAVHTVSKALVEAVVLVLVLLMLFLGEWRAALTVACSLPLAALFTFIMMRWFGMSANLMSLGGLAIAIGMLVDAAVVVVENIATQLGDASKHHSLPRLHLIYRSVREVAAPVTSGILIIVIVFLPLLTLQGLEGKLFGPVALTIVFALSGSLLLSLTVIPVLASFLLKTMSHQEPWLPRTLHSLYEPALDWCLQHTRVVLVTAGVLLAITAVIYTQIGKTFMPTMDEGDIIVQVEKLPSINLDQSVRLDGRIQEAILQHVPEVTRVVARVGADEIGLDPMGLNETDTFLILKPRDEWRMDSKEKLIEEIRKVIATVPGIAFGFTQPIQMRVTEMLTGVRGDVAVKLYGADLAVLNAKAEEIAALLRTIPGASDVFTTRNEGMQYLQLKIDRLAAGRLGLDGDRLEEMLRAQIEGLKLGIVQEGIRRTPLLLRGAGDPANFSGLQVSLPNNQRVPLSAVAKIERVEGVVSVARERGQRFSVVRSNVRGRDLVGFVADARAAVEKNVELPKGYYIQWGGQFENQQRAAARLALVIPVSIGLIFLLLFTTFGSVKQAVLVLSNIPLAMIGGVVALWISGEYLSVPASVGFIALLGIAVLNGVVMLSYFNQLRALGMEIGRVVVVGSLRRLRPVMMTASIAAFGLIPLLFATGPGSEIQRPLAVVVIGGLVTSTLLTLILLPILYRRFG; from the coding sequence ATGGCCGGCCTCATTCAATTCGCGCTCACGCAGCGCCTGCTGATCCTGCTGCTGGTCTTCCTCCTGGCCGGCGGAGGTTATTACGCCACCACCACCATCCCCATCGACGCATTTCCCGACGTCTCGCCGACCCAGGTCAAGGTCATCGTCAAGGCGGCGGGCATGACGCCCGAGGAAGTCGAGGCGCGCATCACCGCGCCCATCGAGGTGGAGTTGCTGGGCATCCCCAAGCAGACCATGCTGCGTTCCATCGCCAAATATTCGCTGACCGACATCACCGTCGATTTTGAGGAAGGCACCGACATCTACTGGGCACGCCAGCAGATCGCCGAGCGCATCAACGGGGTGTGGGGCAGCCTGCCCGAAGGCGTCGAGGGCGGCATCGCGCCCATGACTACCCCGTTGGGCGAAATGTTCATGTTCACCGTCGAAGGCGGCGAACTGAGCCTGATGGAGCGGCGCAACCTGCTCGACTGGGTCATCCGCCCGGCCTTGCGCACCGTGCCCGGCGTGGCCGACGTCAACACCCTGGGCGGCCTGGCGCGCAGCTACGAGGTGATACCCGACAACGGCCGATTATCCGCGCGCGGCATCAGCATCCAGCAACTCACCGAGGCGCTGAAATCCAACAACCGCAACGACGGCGCCGGGCGTTTGACGGAGGGTGAGGAGTCGCTGCTGGTGCGCGCCGAAGGCCGCATCCAGACACTGGATGACGTGCGCGCCATCGTCATCGCCAGCCCGGACGGCGTCGCGGTGACCGTGGGCGATGTGGCCGAGGTGCGCATAGGCGCGTTGACCCGCTACGGCGCGGTGAGCCAGAACGGCCAGGGCGAGGTGACCGAGGGACTGGTGCTGAGTCTGCGCGGAGCCAACGCCCGGCAGGTGGTGGAGGGCGTCGAGGCCAAGCTGGAGGAAATCAAGCCGGCCCTGCCCGAAGGCGTGAAGGTCGACGTGTTCTACAACCGCGGCGATCTGGTCGGGCGGGCCGTGCACACCGTCAGCAAGGCCCTGGTGGAAGCGGTGGTGCTGGTGTTGGTGCTGCTGATGCTATTCCTCGGCGAATGGCGCGCGGCCCTCACCGTCGCCTGTTCGCTACCGCTGGCGGCCTTGTTCACCTTTATCATGATGCGCTGGTTCGGCATGTCGGCCAATCTGATGAGCCTGGGCGGCCTGGCCATCGCCATCGGCATGCTGGTGGACGCCGCGGTGGTGGTGGTGGAAAACATCGCCACGCAACTGGGCGACGCAAGCAAGCACCATAGCCTGCCGCGTTTGCACCTGATCTACCGATCGGTACGCGAAGTGGCCGCGCCGGTGACTTCCGGCATACTCATCATCGTCATCGTCTTCCTGCCGCTGCTGACCCTGCAAGGCTTGGAGGGCAAGCTGTTCGGGCCGGTGGCGCTGACCATCGTGTTCGCGCTCAGCGGCTCGCTGCTGCTGTCGCTGACGGTCATCCCGGTGCTGGCCTCGTTTCTCTTGAAAACGATGTCGCACCAAGAGCCCTGGCTGCCGCGTACCCTGCATAGTCTGTACGAGCCGGCGCTGGACTGGTGCCTGCAACATACCCGCGTGGTGCTTGTCACCGCCGGCGTGCTGCTGGCCATCACGGCCGTGATTTATACCCAGATCGGCAAGACCTTCATGCCGACCATGGACGAGGGCGACATCATCGTGCAGGTGGAAAAGCTGCCGTCCATCAATCTGGACCAGTCGGTGCGCCTGGACGGCCGCATCCAGGAAGCGATCCTGCAGCACGTGCCGGAAGTCACCCGTGTGGTGGCCCGCGTCGGCGCCGACGAGATCGGCCTGGATCCCATGGGCCTGAACGAGACCGACACTTTCCTCATCCTCAAGCCGCGCGATGAGTGGCGCATGGACAGCAAGGAAAAACTCATCGAGGAGATCCGCAAGGTGATAGCAACCGTTCCCGGCATCGCATTCGGTTTCACCCAGCCGATCCAGATGCGCGTGACGGAAATGCTCACCGGCGTGCGCGGTGACGTGGCGGTCAAACTCTACGGGGCCGATCTGGCCGTGCTCAACGCCAAGGCGGAGGAGATCGCCGCGCTGCTGCGCACCATACCCGGCGCGTCCGACGTGTTCACCACCCGCAACGAGGGCATGCAGTATCTGCAACTAAAGATCGACCGCCTCGCCGCCGGCCGCTTGGGCCTGGACGGCGACCGCTTGGAAGAGATGCTGCGCGCCCAGATCGAGGGGCTGAAGCTGGGCATCGTGCAGGAAGGCATACGCCGCACGCCCCTGCTTCTGCGTGGTGCGGGCGATCCGGCCAATTTCTCAGGCTTGCAGGTGAGTTTGCCCAACAATCAGCGCGTGCCGCTGTCCGCCGTCGCCAAGATCGAGCGGGTCGAAGGCGTGGTGTCGGTCGCCCGCGAACGCGGCCAGCGTTTCTCCGTGGTGCGCAGCAACGTGCGGGGCCGTGACCTGGTCGGTTTCGTGGCCGACGCCCGCGCCGCGGTGGAAAAGAACGTCGAACTGCCCAAGGGCTATTACATCCAGTGGGGCGGACAGTTCGAGAACCAGCAACGCGCCGCGGCACGTCTGGCCCTGGTCATCCCGGTCTCCATCGGCCTGATCTTCCTGCTGCTGTTCACCACCTTCGGCTCGGTGAAACAGGCGGTGCTGGTGCTGTCCAACATCCCGCTGGCGATGATAGGCGGCGTCGTGGCCTTGTGGATCTCCGGCGAATACCTGTCGGTGCCGGCCTCGGTGGGCTTCATCGCCCTGCTGGGCATCGCGGTGTTGAACGGCGTGGTAATGCTGAGCTATTTCAACCAGTTGCGCGCGCTGGGCATGGAAATCGGCCGGGTGGTGGTGGTCGGTTCGCTGCGCCGGCTGCGGCCGGTGATGATGACCGCCAGCATCGCCGCCTTCGGCCTGATACCCCTGCTGTTCGCCACCGGGCCCGGCTCGGAGATCCAGCGTCCGCTGGCGGTGGTGGTGATCGGCGGCCTGGTCACCTCAACGCTGCTCACTCTGATACTGCTGCCGATACTCTACCGGCGTTTTGGTTGA
- a CDS encoding DUF3240 family protein, translated as MTAHNLITLTVSPSIEEALVDWLLGLETTRGFTSFPVHGHSSQLQGLSLAEQVAGRKKQVRFQIHLPERETAEFIARLQQDFQGTGLHYWISPVTESGHL; from the coding sequence ATGACGGCACATAATCTGATTACACTCACCGTCTCGCCCTCAATCGAGGAAGCCCTGGTCGACTGGCTGCTGGGCCTCGAAACCACGCGCGGGTTCACCAGCTTTCCGGTTCATGGCCATTCCAGCCAGTTGCAGGGGCTCAGCCTGGCCGAGCAGGTGGCAGGGCGCAAGAAGCAGGTACGCTTCCAGATCCACCTGCCGGAAAGGGAGACTGCCGAATTCATCGCGCGGCTCCAGCAGGACTTCCAGGGTACCGGCCTCCATTACTGGATTTCGCCAGTCACGGAAAGCGGCCACCTTTGA
- a CDS encoding PilZ domain-containing protein: MNQRKIPRRHLIFYLRVFDRETGVPVGNLVDITSEGVMLVSEHELGVGNLYHLRMELPAEMFPHGRLDLDAECLWSGNDVNPEFFDSGFRLLNIDEKALSCIRYLLDMYGFAD, from the coding sequence ATGAACCAAAGAAAAATACCGCGCCGCCATCTGATCTTTTATCTGCGGGTGTTCGATCGGGAAACCGGCGTGCCGGTCGGCAACCTGGTGGACATCACTTCCGAAGGCGTCATGCTGGTGAGCGAGCATGAGCTGGGGGTCGGCAATCTTTACCATCTCCGCATGGAGCTTCCCGCCGAAATGTTCCCCCACGGCCGCCTGGATTTGGACGCCGAATGTTTATGGAGCGGCAACGACGTTAATCCCGAGTTTTTCGACAGCGGTTTCAGGCTACTGAACATCGATGAAAAGGCCCTGTCGTGTATCCGCTATCTGCTCGACATGTACGGCTTCGCCGACTGA
- a CDS encoding deoxyribodipyrimidine photo-lyase: protein MVTSLLWFRRDLRLADNPALCAAVEAGPVIPVYIHDPEAGGDWPEGSASRWWLHHSLAALDGSVRALGSRLIVRRGPPLTVLRELLAATGARRACWNRRYEPAAIACDGELKRELRADGCIVHTYNAALLYEPWQITHGRDRPYQVFTPFWKALQARGLSQTLLTAPAALPSVPENLASLSLEELELLPRVAWDDGLREHWRPGEEAALNRLASFLDSALTDYHDARDRPDLDGVSRLSPHLHFGEIGPRQIIQALSARGAIGAGADSYLRELAWREFAHHLLYHFPQTASESLDPRFHSFPWAAPEPALLAAWQRGRTGIPMVDAGMRELWHTGWMHNRVRMIVASFLTKNLRIHWLEGARWFWDTLVDADLANNTLGWQWTAGCGADAAPYFRIFNPVLQGRRFDPEGNYVRRWVPELAHLPAAYIHHPWEAPAGILNAAGVRLGVSYPLPVVDLKHSREEALAAYSSIKSTG from the coding sequence ATGGTGACTTCCCTGCTCTGGTTCCGCCGCGACTTGCGGCTAGCCGATAACCCAGCCCTGTGCGCGGCCGTGGAGGCCGGGCCGGTGATCCCGGTTTATATCCACGATCCCGAAGCCGGCGGCGACTGGCCGGAGGGTTCGGCGAGCCGCTGGTGGCTGCATCACAGCCTAGCCGCCCTGGATGGTTCTGTGCGCGCCCTCGGTTCACGGCTGATCGTCCGGCGCGGGCCGCCGCTGACTGTCTTGCGGGAATTGCTGGCCGCAACCGGCGCCCGGCGGGCCTGCTGGAACCGGCGTTACGAGCCGGCCGCTATCGCGTGCGACGGCGAGCTCAAGCGCGAATTGCGGGCGGATGGCTGCATCGTGCATACCTACAACGCCGCGTTATTGTACGAGCCCTGGCAGATCACGCACGGACGGGATCGACCCTACCAAGTTTTCACGCCTTTCTGGAAAGCCTTGCAGGCCCGGGGCTTGAGCCAGACCCTCCTGACCGCGCCGGCCGCTTTACCATCGGTGCCTGAAAATCTGGCCAGTTTGTCTCTGGAGGAACTCGAACTACTGCCGCGCGTCGCCTGGGACGATGGCCTGCGCGAACATTGGCGACCGGGCGAGGAAGCCGCACTGAACCGGCTTGCCTCATTTCTCGATTCCGCCCTGACGGACTACCACGACGCGCGCGACCGGCCGGATCTCGACGGTGTTTCCCGGCTTTCACCGCATCTGCATTTCGGCGAGATCGGCCCGCGCCAGATCATCCAGGCGCTATCTGCGCGAGGCGCCATCGGCGCCGGCGCGGACTCTTATCTGCGCGAGCTGGCCTGGCGCGAATTCGCCCATCACCTCCTATACCATTTTCCGCAGACCGCTTCGGAATCCTTGGACCCGCGCTTTCATTCGTTTCCCTGGGCCGCGCCGGAACCTGCCTTGCTCGCAGCCTGGCAGCGCGGCCGCACCGGCATTCCTATGGTCGACGCCGGCATGCGCGAACTGTGGCACACGGGCTGGATGCATAACCGGGTACGCATGATCGTCGCCTCTTTCCTGACCAAGAATCTGCGCATCCACTGGCTGGAAGGCGCGCGCTGGTTCTGGGACACCCTGGTCGACGCCGATCTCGCCAACAACACCTTGGGCTGGCAATGGACCGCCGGCTGCGGTGCCGATGCCGCGCCTTATTTCCGCATCTTCAATCCCGTACTGCAGGGCCGGCGTTTCGACCCCGAAGGCAACTATGTGCGCCGCTGGGTGCCGGAACTCGCGCACCTTCCGGCCGCTTATATTCACCACCCCTGGGAGGCGCCTGCGGGCATACTCAACGCCGCCGGCGTGCGGCTGGGCGTGAGCTATCCTTTGCCCGTCGTCGATTTGAAGCACAGTCGGGAAGAGGCTTTGGCGGCGTATTCGTCAATCAAGTCGACCGGCTAG
- a CDS encoding TIGR01777 family oxidoreductase, with product MHFLITGGTGFIGRALCADLLAQGHELTVLSRQPSERVRGVCGPVTPLGSLDLICDDARYDAVINLAGEPIADSRWTAARKAQLRASRVDVTRELVGRLARLRHKPDTLLSASAIGYYGDQGDTPLDESSPPHVEYTHTLCLEWEAEARKAETLGIRVCVLRSGLVVGRDGGFLKKMLPLFRAGLGGRIGDGKQWMSWIHLADHIAIQNFLLKDPQLSGAFNLTAPDPVTNAEFTRILAQSLKRPAGLPVPAAMLKLMLGELAGLLLGGQRVLPERILRAGYAFRFPHLQPALEDVLRP from the coding sequence ATGCATTTCTTGATCACCGGCGGTACTGGTTTCATCGGTCGGGCGCTGTGCGCGGACTTGCTCGCGCAAGGGCACGAATTGACGGTGCTGAGCCGGCAGCCATCCGAGCGAGTGCGCGGCGTGTGCGGGCCCGTCACCCCTCTAGGCTCGCTGGATCTGATCTGCGACGACGCGCGCTACGATGCCGTCATCAATCTGGCCGGCGAACCGATCGCCGACTCGCGCTGGACGGCGGCGCGCAAGGCCCAGCTTCGCGCCAGCCGGGTCGACGTCACTCGGGAACTGGTGGGCCGTTTGGCCCGGTTGCGACATAAGCCGGATACATTGCTCAGCGCCTCGGCGATCGGTTACTACGGCGACCAGGGCGATACGCCGCTGGACGAATCCAGTCCACCGCATGTCGAATACACCCATACCCTATGCCTGGAATGGGAGGCCGAGGCGCGCAAGGCCGAAACGCTGGGTATCCGCGTCTGCGTGCTGCGCAGCGGGCTGGTCGTCGGCCGCGACGGCGGGTTCCTGAAAAAAATGCTGCCGCTGTTCCGGGCCGGTCTGGGCGGGCGCATAGGCGACGGCAAGCAGTGGATGAGCTGGATTCATCTGGCTGACCACATCGCCATCCAGAACTTCTTGTTGAAAGATCCGCAACTTTCCGGCGCATTCAATCTGACCGCCCCCGATCCGGTCACCAATGCCGAATTCACCCGCATCTTGGCGCAAAGCCTGAAGCGGCCGGCCGGCCTGCCGGTGCCCGCCGCCATGCTGAAACTCATGCTGGGCGAGCTGGCGGGTCTGTTGTTGGGCGGTCAGCGGGTGCTGCCCGAGCGTATTCTCCGGGCGGGCTACGCGTTCCGTTTTCCGCATTTGCAGCCGGCGCTGGAAGATGTGTTGCGGCCGTGA